One Dokdonia sp. Dokd-P16 genomic window carries:
- a CDS encoding SIR2 family NAD-dependent protein deacylase: protein MSKQNIVVLSGAGISAESGLKTFRDADGLWEGHDVMEVATPEGWRNNQELVLRFYNDRRKQLLEVTPNAAHKDLVLLEEDYNVTIITQNVDDLHERAGSSNVIHLHGELLKVRSSKDKSDIKPWTTDLKKGDLCALGSQLRPHIVWFGEEVPLLDKAAELVSKADFIIIVGTSMQVYPAAGLIDFAKPNAQIYFIDPKPSIAQRERLSIVPEIASTGIKKVVETLLRQA, encoded by the coding sequence ATGTCTAAACAAAACATAGTTGTCCTCTCTGGAGCGGGAATAAGTGCCGAAAGCGGTTTAAAAACCTTTAGAGATGCAGATGGTCTCTGGGAAGGTCATGATGTAATGGAAGTTGCTACTCCAGAAGGATGGCGCAATAATCAAGAACTCGTATTACGCTTCTATAACGACAGAAGGAAACAACTACTAGAGGTCACGCCTAATGCCGCGCACAAAGACCTTGTGCTACTAGAAGAAGATTACAATGTCACAATTATCACTCAAAATGTAGACGACCTGCATGAACGCGCAGGTAGCTCAAATGTCATACACTTGCACGGAGAGTTACTCAAAGTACGTAGCAGTAAAGATAAAAGTGATATAAAACCATGGACAACCGACTTAAAAAAAGGGGATTTATGTGCACTAGGGTCCCAACTAAGACCGCATATAGTATGGTTTGGCGAAGAGGTACCACTTCTAGACAAAGCTGCAGAGCTTGTGAGTAAAGCAGATTTTATAATTATTGTAGGAACCTCCATGCAAGTATATCCAGCCGCTGGACTTATTGATTTTGCAAAACCTAACGCTCAGATTTATTTTATAGATCCAAAACCCTCAATAGCACAGAGAGAACGTCTTAGCATAGTTCCAGAAATAGCATCTACCGGAATTAAAAAAGTGGTTGAAACATTATTAAGACAAGCCTAA
- a CDS encoding adenylosuccinate lyase, with translation MTLSELYNELAHVNHTRNKRAHYAQLVINEPSLMEIVLEILFMIDDPRSPKAGWIAEFAIRKEIKTLLPYLEYFTSKMHTVYQDSALRPVSKICEELAVSHYKIMNPEIRSSLTKIQRERMTTTCFDWLISDQKVAVKAYSMTTLFHLGTEFDWIHGDLLRIMEDDYTASSAAFKARCRHITTWINKHQKLKSS, from the coding sequence ATGACACTATCCGAACTTTATAATGAACTAGCACATGTGAACCATACTCGCAATAAGCGCGCGCACTATGCACAGTTAGTCATAAATGAGCCTAGTCTTATGGAGATCGTTCTAGAAATTCTATTTATGATAGACGACCCTAGATCTCCTAAGGCCGGCTGGATAGCAGAGTTTGCAATTAGAAAAGAAATCAAAACCCTTTTACCTTATTTGGAGTATTTTACAAGCAAGATGCATACAGTTTATCAAGATTCCGCACTGCGACCTGTGAGCAAGATCTGTGAGGAGCTAGCCGTCTCCCATTACAAAATAATGAATCCAGAAATAAGATCTTCTCTAACTAAAATTCAAAGAGAGCGCATGACTACTACTTGTTTTGACTGGTTAATATCAGATCAAAAGGTTGCCGTTAAAGCATACTCCATGACCACACTATTTCATCTAGGAACAGAATTTGACTGGATACACGGAGATTTACTACGCATTATGGAAGACGACTACACAGCTAGTAGTGCAGCATTTAAAGCGAGATGTAGACATATCACAACGTGGATTAATAAACACCAAAAACTCAAATCATCTTGA